Within Halococcus sediminicola, the genomic segment GTTGGTGTATTCGGCGAGGCGGGTTGGAAACGAACTCACCATACTTGAGATAGTGGCTGAGCAAACGTGACGGTGTCTCTCCGCTGGCCAGTGTCGCGGCGGTTGTGGAAAGCAGCGAAAACTGCGATGCGGACAGCAACGGCGCTGCTTTACCTTATGTAACAAAGAGTCGCTCCGCCCACTCCAGTGATTACATAAGGCCCACTGATCATCGCCTCGGTCGCTTCACCTCTTTCCCACCATTGGGTCCTGCCGTGGAATCTTTGTGTTCGCGCTGAGTAGCGCTCACCCATGGAACTCTCAGCCGAAGATTACGAACCCCGATTCCTCGACCGGCCATACGCCCACATCGACGGCGATCCATATCCCCCGCCCAGCAAGGAGATGCGTGCGATTCTCGCCTGTCTTCCCAAAGCCGGTGTTGCGCCGACGGATCGCGAAGCACTCGCGAACGATATTGTCTCGGCGCTCCACGAACTCAATGTCGACCCCGTGAAATTCGGCGAACTCGTACGCCCGAAGTCAACGGAATACGTTTCGGTTCCGACGCCCGGAGACGCGGCGGCAGAGGCCACGTTCGACGCTGACTACCAGTACGAATACGAATTCGAGGGAGATACGGCGACGATCGAGCTAGCTGCCCAGTCTGAGACGGCACTTCACGAACCACAGGTCGGTTGGCGGGTCACAGCCGGCGCGGGTACTGTTTCCGGAACCAACGGCTGGCTGGGCTCGCTCAACGGCAATGGCTTCGTTGAGCTCCTTGATGTGAGTGAGGCCGTCCACTGGGATGACGACCCCGAGTGCCCGATCATCGCCGGAACACGCTTCGAGAAACTGCCCGTCCCCGGTCGGCTCGCACGCGAACTGAACGACCGCCTCGACGAGATGGGGACGCTCACCTCGCCGAATGCGGATGCTGCGCTGGGCAGCGATCCCACTGCCTTCCCCGCAACCATCAGCGATCCGGCTATCTCCGAAGACCACTTTCAAGAACCGTTTGCCTGGGACGCCGACCGACTTATCATGTGGTACGACAACAACGATTCGAACTTTTTCGAACCCTCTCCTTTCCAAATCGAGGATGGGATGGTGATCGCCCGGTGGAACGACCCTCAGTATCAAGACCGCGACCTCCCGGATTCTCGCGAGGAATTCATCGACCAAGACGAACTGGAGCGCATTTCTCCAGACACACTCACTGCTTCAGGATCGATGTGAGACCTGGAATCTGGCCAAAACCGACTGCTTTCTCGCTGTTTGTTCGAGGGAAGAGTGTTTGATCTCAGCACGCAAGGACGACACTTGGACCATCATTGCACAACCCCCATTCTTTTATATACCCCTCTCCCCCATATTGCACGACCGTGTGAACAAATGATCCTCTCCGAGTGCTGAGGTTCACTCGTCTTCCTAGGGAGGTTCAGAAGACCGTTACTTTACTAGTTAACGACTAGTTCTAGTAGTAGTATAGTACCTTTCTATACCGGCAAAAACGGCAAACATGATACTGCTATGACTGTGAATCCTGAAAGTCTACGAATTGGCGACAACAGACGCTCTCTCCGAGCTATTCTGGATTCCTCCCGTGTGATACCAGGTGATTATCGTTTTCGTGAACACTGACTCATTTCCAAGAGTGGTTGTGCAATATGGGGGGAGGGAGTATATAACCGAGACCGGGTCATGCAACCCACCCCCCGGTAATGTAACGGTGGTTTTATCTACGCTATGCGCCAGTTGGTGGCATGTCCGGGTACTCTCGATCGGTAACTCCTTTCGAGAATCCGAACGCTCTTGAGGAATCGTATCAACCGGACGAGATCCAAGGTCGGAGCGACGAGACCCACGAAGTCCAACGGGTCTTCCAGCCTGTTATTGACAACGAACCGCCTCGCAACGCATTTCTGTATGGACTCTCTGGTTTGGGAAAGACTGCGACGACTCAGTACGAGCTCAACCAGCTTGCTGCATCGGCTGAGGAGTACAACGACATTCGACTCACGACAATTCGGCAGAACTGCAACGACCTCAATTCGTCGTATCAGGTGGCGATTACGCTCGCCAATCAGATCCTTCCGCCAAATTCTCAGTTGCCTCGATCGGGGCTCCCGGCTGGTCAGATATATGAGACGCTATTCGAGCAAATAAATCAGTTGGGGACAGCAGCCGATGACATTCGAGATTATGTCATCATCGTCCTGGATGAGTTCGACAACATTGGGTCGAGTGACCGCTTGCTCTACCAAATACCACAAGCGAGAGCGAACGACCGCCTGAACAATGTCTGGCCATGCCTGATTGGGATCAGTAACGACATCACCTTCAGGGAAAATCTCAGTCCCAAGGTTCAATCCTCACTCTGTGAGCGCGAGATCACGTTTTCCGCCTACGACGCTGACGAACTCTCTGCGATTCTCACTCATCGGTCCCAAATCGCTTTCAAAGAGGGAGCAGTTGATACGGAGGTCCTTAATCTCGCAGCAGCCTATGGTGCTCAGGAAGGTGGGGACGCGAGATACTCCATCGA encodes:
- a CDS encoding AAA family ATPase — encoded protein: MSGYSRSVTPFENPNALEESYQPDEIQGRSDETHEVQRVFQPVIDNEPPRNAFLYGLSGLGKTATTQYELNQLAASAEEYNDIRLTTIRQNCNDLNSSYQVAITLANQILPPNSQLPRSGLPAGQIYETLFEQINQLGTAADDIRDYVIIVLDEFDNIGSSDRLLYQIPQARANDRLNNVWPCLIGISNDITFRENLSPKVQSSLCEREITFSAYDADELSAILTHRSQIAFKEGAVDTEVLNLAAAYGAQEGGDARYSIDLLRSAGEIAKAEGRETVERHDLEEARDDVERNRVSETLSSMGIHEHLAAAALLYLKYEGETPVVRADLYPVYRKFAEEILGDSNNMRRLHSHLGDLDMLGLISRSRIITPEGRKFEYRIDSLRASLLLESLQSLEVPAVPSDSSLIPSDLHELIIDEG